One Nicotiana tomentosiformis chromosome 4, ASM39032v3, whole genome shotgun sequence genomic window carries:
- the LOC104106604 gene encoding uncharacterized protein, translating into MNMIMSLSTKRQFMYIQGQIMNLEVWIPIFNPAEDSPIVPIWVVILELPWHFYCMKILRGLLSPIGKALHLDLASFQKIRGSVAKVKMQIDLTKSRPHHVWFEFDYKQDENRDGQWLEVQYENIPEYCLYCKHLAHNIQDCPVRQKDEENKKNKNNPESTRKYQISKTILKTNQ; encoded by the coding sequence ATGAATATGATCATGTCACTGTCTACAAAAAGGCAATTCATGTATATTCAGGGACAAATCATGAATCTGGAAGTTTGGATACCTATATTTAACCCTGCTGAGGACTCTCCAATTGTGCCAATATGGGTAGTCATTCTAGAATTGCCTTGGCACTTTTACTGCATGAAAATTCTAAGAGGGCTCCTGTCTCCTATTGGAAAGGCCCTTCATTTGGATCTGGCATCATTTCAGAAGATAAGGGGCAGTGTGGCAAAGGTCAAAATGCAAATTGATTTGACCAAATCAAGACCTCATCATGTCTGGTTTGAATTTGATTACAAACAGGATGAAAATAGAGATGGACAGTGGCTAGAGGTTCAGTATGAAAACATACCTGAGTACTGTTTATACTGCAAACATCTTGCCCATAACATACAAGATTGTCCAGTCAGACAAAAGGATGAGGAAAataaaaagaacaaaaacaaCCCAGAATCAACAAGGAAGTATCAGATCAGCAAAACAATTCTGAAAACCAACCAATGA